The region GCGCAGCAATTCAACGGCTTCACGCTTGTCCCATACGTGGTTTCCCGAAGTGATCAGGTCCACGCCGGCCTGGAACAACTCTACGGCTGTTTTGGGAATGATACCTAAGCCTCCGGCACTGTTTTCGCCGTTGGCAATCACAAAATCAGGGCGAATGCGATAACGCACTTTGGGCAGCACATCAGCCAGGAATCTCCTGGCCCCGCGTCCCACCACATCCCCGATAAACACCACGCGCAGGTCTGGGGATTCGCTACTTGTATTTTTCCTATTTGGCATATTCAACTGCTCGGACTTCTCGTATCACCGTGACCTTGATCTGGCCGGGGTATTCCAATTCCTCCTGGATGCGTTTGGCAATATCTTTGGACACGAAAAACACCTTGTTATCGTTCATTTCATTGGAATCCACGATAACCCGGACTTCCCGGCCGGCCCGCAGCGCGTAGGCTTTTTCCACACCCTCAAAACCGGCGCACACTTCCTCCAGTTTTTCCAGGCGCTTGATATAGGTTTCAAAGATCTCTCTCCTGGCGCCTGGCCGGGCTGCGGACATGGTATCCGCCGCCTGGATCAACACACCCTCAACCGCGGTAAAATCCACGTCCATGTGGTGAGAAGCAATGGCCTCCTGCACCTGTTTGGACTCGCCGAACTTGCGGGCCAGGTCGACCGACAACTGGGTATGGGTGCCTTCAGTTTCGCGGTCAATGGATTTGCCCACATCGTGCAGCAGTCCGGCGCGGCGGGCGACGTTTACATTCGCCCCCAGTTCCCGTGCCATAAACGCCGCGATCAGGGCCACCTCTTGGGAATGCTGCAGGGCATTCTGGCCATATGAAGTACGGAACTTCAGTTTCCCCAGGTAGTAGTACAACTCCGGGTTTATGTCCTTGATTCCCAATTCCACGACGGTCTGCTCGCCGACTTCGCGGAGAAAGTCATCGAATCCCGTTTCGATCTTTTCCACGATCTCTTCCACGCGCGCGGGATGAATCCTGCCGTCCTGGATCAGTGTTTCCAAAGCCCGCTTGGCAATTTCGCGACGAATGGGGTCGAAAGAAGAAACGATAATCGCTTCCGGGGTATCATCTACAATGAAGTCAACACCGGTCGCGTTTTCCAGGGCGCGGATATTGCGCCCTTCCCTACCGATAATCCGCCCTTTCATCTCGTCATTGGGAAGATCGATTACCGCTACGGACGAAGAAACCACGTGCTCGGAAGCCAGCCGCTGGATGGCCGTGCCGATAATGTCCTTGGCCATGACCTGGCTTTTTTCTTTTAAATCCTCTTCAATGGCCCGCAATCGCTGAGCGGATTCCATGCGGGCTTCGCTTTCGTATTGGCTGACGATCAACTCTTTGGCTTCCTGAACGGTCAAGCCGGAAATAGTTTCCAACTTTTTGCGCTGTTCTTCAAGCGTGTTTTCCAATTCGCGGCGCGCCAGGTCCAGTTGTTGCCCACGCTCCCCCAGTTGGACTTCAACTTTTTTCAGGTCTTTTTCCTTGTTTTCCAGGTTGATGTAGCGATGGTCCAGATTCTCTTCCTTCTGTACCAGGCGACGCTCCGTTTCATTGATTTTGTTTATTTTCTGGCTCTGTTTGCGATTGTATTCGTTTTTCCAGTTGATAAACTCTTCTTTCAGTTCAAGATTGGTTTTCGTGCGCTGGGCGGCCAACTCCTGGTCAGCCTGACGTTTCCATTCCTGTTGCTGCTGCTCAAGCCTCCGGTATTGTCCGGAAAACAGCTTCTTGCGCAACAGGAAAACCACTACAGCGGTCAAAGCGATTCCGCCCAGGAACGGAACCATATATGTAAGTATCGACATGTCTCCTCCTTAAACAGGACATGCTACTTCGACAGCGGATTTTGCAGGGAATTTGATTTTTCATGGGCGCGTCCGCAATCGGCATCCATATTATCCAATGTCGCAATCACCTTGTCGATCCTGCGCAAAACAGCACGAAGATCATCGTTTTCACGGCGCAGGGAAAACAACTCGGCCGCAATGTTGATCGAGGTCAACAATCCCAACCGGAACGAATCCATATCGATGGACCGGCCCCGGACGGCGCGTATCTTATCTTCCACGTAAGCAATGATTTCCATAAAGGTGCGGGGGTGGATTTCTGTAGGTAAATCAAAACGGAAATTCCGCCCCAAAATCTTTACATCAATCGTTCTTACCATTATCGTCTTCCAGAGAATCAACCAATGCCAACAGGCTGTTGACTTTGCGTCTGATCTCCTCCCTTTCCTTGTTGATCTGGGTTTTGGCCTGCTCGATCTCAGCCAGCGAATTTTGCAAGCGCCGGTTGTCTTCGCGCAGGCGTTTTATTTCTTCCACCAATGCCATTACCCGCTTTTCCAGGCGGGAAAAATCATTCTCCGGCATGGTTTCCCTCCTCCTTACGTTCTGAGTTCCAACTTAAGGGTTTTTACCAGCTTGTCTACCAGTTCGGTGTGAATGTGGTTTACCCTTTCTCCGGTTAATGTCTGAAAAGCGTGGCGGTAATAGAAACTCAGGGCCATACTGACCCGCTCCCGCCCTGAATCCGCCTGATCCCGATAGCAATCAAACAGTTGATAAGACTCCAGTTCGTTTGGTCGATGCATGGCAATGGCTTTTTCCAGGTCCGCAAACGCGACTTCACTGGGAATATAAACCGACAGGTCACGCTTTACCATGGGGAAACGGTTCCATTGAACAAAGCGTTGAACCGCGTGTGCCGGCATCAGTGAATCCAGCCTGATCTCCATGGCGGGCAGGATTTTTTCCAAGCCTGCGCATCGCATGATTTTTTGCTTCAGGCAACCCATCCATCCCGCCGGTTTATTGCGGATTCGGATTTCAAAAGAGCAACCCGGGTGCAGCCAGGGCAGATTGCTCTGCTTTAGAGAAAATTCCGTTCCCAGCCCCGACAGAAGTGCTTGCATTTCCCCGCGAAACACGAAAAAATCAACCTCTTCGGCCTTGGGATTGCGCCAGGACAGCGGTTCGTGTTCACCCCATGCCGTAGCGGCCAGGGCTTCCTCTTCGCGATAGTCGCTGTCGGAGTAGCGGAAAAAGCGTTTTCCCGTCTCAAACAACTTAACGCCCGGCGCGCCCTGATTGGCGTTTAGAACCGTGGCGCGCAACAGGCCGGGTATAAGCGAATTGCGCAAAACAGCGTAATCCATTCCCAGCGGATTTCGCAGGGCGATAGAGTCCGCGGCAGTGGATTGCGTTTGTGCCATCATCAGGTTGTCTTCCAGGCTCTGAAAAGAGTAATTCAATGCTTGGAAATAGCCGTTGGCAATCAGGTGATGAGCCGCTTTCAGCCGCAGGTTCCGCTGTCTATTCAGAGTGAAATCCTGGTTAACGGTTCGCGGCACGGCCGCTGGTATGCGGTTGTACCCGTAAATGCGTATGATCTCTTCCACAAGATCCTGTTTGCGGGTGATATCGACGCGAAAGGCCGGCACGGTTACGGCCCAGGAATCATTGCTGCTCAAGTCCACCCGGAAACCCAGGCGTTCAAGAATGGCGGCCGCCTCAGTCCGGGGAATTTCTATGCCTGCATAGCAGCTGGGAAAATCAACCGGCATGCGGACAACGGTTTCCTGGAAGCGGCCGGGGTATTCATCGCGATATCCACTGGTAACCACCGGCTTTTCGGACCATGTTTGCATATATCCCAATGCCATGCCAAGGGCATGGGGCGTTGCCGTGATGTCGGTTCCACGCTCAAAACGGTATGACGCGTCGGTTTGCAAGCCCAGTCTTCGGGCCGTACGGCGAATGCGCACGGGGTCGAACCACGCGCTCTCCATGAATACGCTTTGGGTGCGGGCCGTGATTCCGGATTCAATCCCGCCCATGATTCCGGCCAGGGCGACCGGTCGAAGGGCATCCGCGATTACGATATCCTCCGGGTCCAATTGCACTTCCCGCTCATCCAGAAGTCGCAATCGTTCACCGGGTCGTGCCCGCCGAACCCGGATTTGTTTTCCTTCCAGACAATCCAGGTCAAACATGTGCAAGGGATGCCCCATGGCCGCGATCACCAGGTTCGATGCGTCTACAACCTGGTTGATGGGACGCATCCCCAGGGATTCCAGCAAGGTGGCGATTTTTGCGGGAGAAGGCGAAGACGCGATATCGTGAACCACACATCCCGTGTACCTGCGGCAATCCGTTGCGGATTCGATTTGCACTTCGACGGAGTCGCCACCCTCCCCCACCGTTTGCTGCGGATGTGGATATTCCGGAAGATCCAGCTGCAGATGCGGCATGCGCGCATGAATTTCACGCGCAATGCCCAGGTGGGAAAGCCAATCCGGCCGGTTGGGAGTGATCTCTACGTCAAAAGTTGTGGAATGGCTGCCGGAGTGGATTTCAGCCACTTCGATTCCGAGGGAAGCCAGCAACTCCTTGATTTCCGTCACTGGCATGTCTACATCGATGAACTGTTGCAGGAATCGCAGGTTTACGCGCATGGGAATTATCCGAATTGGCGCAAAAAGCGCAGATCGTTTTCAAAAAACATGCGCAGATCCGGAACACCATGTCGCAACATGGCGATGCGGTCCACGCCCATGCCAAAAGCAAAACCGGAAAACACCTCCGGGTCGATACCACAGTTTTCCAAAACCTTGGGATGCACCATACCGCTGCCGAGGATTTCCAACCAACCGGTTCCCTTGCAGATGCGGCATTCGGGATCCCGGCCGAAACACAAGAAACAACTGATATCGATTTCCGCCGAGGGCTCGGTGAACGGGAAATAGCCCGGACGGAACCGGGTGACAATCTCGGAGCCGAAAAAAGCCCGGATAAAGGTTTCAAGAATACCGCGAAGATGGGAAAAATTGACGCCACAATCTACCAGCAAGCCCTCAATCTGGTGGAAAACCGGCGTATGTGTGGCATCCGGTTCATCTTTGCGAAACACTTTACCGGGAAAAATCGCCTTGAAGGGGGGACGTTTTGACTTCATATAACGGATCTGTACCGGAGATGTATGGGTGCGCAAAACCGTATCTTCCCGCCCCTGGATAAAAAAAGTGTCCTGTTCATCCCGGGCGGGGTGGTGAGCGGGGATGTTCAATGCGGTGAAATTGTTGTATTCACTCTCCATCTCCGGTCCCTCCGCCACTTCATACCCCATCTGGATAAAGATATCCTCCAACTCGGTGCGGGTGCGCTCGATCAGGTGAGGCGCGCCGATGGGACGGTAAACAGGCGGTAAAGTCCAATCAACGGTTTTTTCTCGGCCGGTTTTCAAGCGGGCGGAAACCTGATCCAGGTTTTGCGTCACCGTTTGCTTGAAATGGTTGATGAGACGACCGGCTTCGGCTTTCTTTTGCGGCGGTACATCGCGCAACCGCTGCATCAGGAGCGTACAAATCCCCCTGCGGCGGCTGAAGTACTTTTCCTTCAACTCGCGATGCTGCTGCTGAGATTGAACCTGCTCGACCTCCGCTTTGAAAACCTGGATCAGTTCATCAATCTCATGACTGAGTTCCCGGCTCATAGGTACGTTTTGACTTTCTCAACGATACCTGTGAATGTGTCGGGTTCAGTAGCTGCAAGATTGGAGAGCACCTTGCGGTTCAGGCGGATCTGCGCTTTGTCTAAACCATGGATAAATGTAGCGTAATTCAGATCGTGTTGGCGCACGGCGGCATTGATGCGCACGTTCCACAGGCGCCGGAAGTCGCGCTTGCGGTTGCGCCGATCCCGATAGGCATATTGCAGCGAGCGTTCGACAGCCTCGCGTGCTGTGCGATAATTATGGCTCTTGGCTCCAAAAAAGCCACTGGCCAGTTTCAAAATTTTCTTGCGGCGATTCAGTTTTTTATTTCCGCGTGTTACTCTGGGCATCTCATCCTCCGTCTAAGGCTTTTTTCATTTGCCCCATTGCGATTCTTCAGCAGAGAAATCGTCAGCCATAGGGCAAAAGGTTCTTCATCTGCTTGGCTTCTTCCTTGACAACAATGGTGGATTTCCGCAGATTGCGTTTGCGTTTTGCGCTTTTTTTGGTCAGGATATGTGAAGCAAACGCGCGGTTGCGGCGGATCTTACCACTGCCGGTGAACCGGAAACGTTTCCGGGCGCCTCTATGGGTTTTTAGTTTCGGCATCTTTTCCTCCTTTCTTCTTGCCGATCAGTATATGGTTGGAAAACCGTTCTCTCTTGGGCATGGATTCAATCTCGGCAAAGTCCTTGAGGATCTCAAGAATCTTTTCCGTCATGATATGCAGCATTTCCGGTTTGCGTTTCTGGCGGCCACGCAACCACACCGTAATCTTGACTTTATTGCCTTCATCCAGGAATTGCCGGATCTTTTTTAACTTGACTTCGACATCATGCTCCCCGATTACAGGTGTGAACTTGATCTCTTTAACCTGGATTTTTTTCTGCAGTTTCTGGGCTTCATGTGCTTTTTTTTGAATGCTGTACAGGTATTTGCCATAGTCGAGAAGGCGACATACCGGGGGATTCGCATTCGGGGAAATCTCAACCAGGTCCATGCCCTTTTCTTCGGCGATTGCCAATGCTTCACGCATCGGGACAATCCCCAATTGATTCTTTTCTTCATCAATAAGCCGTACTTCCTGGGCACGAATTTCCCGGTTGATACGGTGAGGCCGGATCTTCTGAACAGGTCTTCTAGTGCTGTACCTTCTTCGCAAACGTTTTCTCCTCGATGGCGTTTAAAATTGATTGAACCAGTTTTTCGAGCGCCATCTTACCCTGGTCTCCGCTGCGGTGGATGCGCAGGGAGACGTCCTGGTTCTTTTCCTCTTCATCACCCAGAATAAGGATGTAGGGAATCTTTTCCATTTCAGCGTCACGAATCTTGCGGCCCATACCTTCACTGCGACTCTCCAGACGGGCGCGGATCCCTTTCTTTTGCAGTTCGTTCTGCACCTGCCTGGCGTACGCGGTATTGCGATCGTTGATGGGAATCACGGCAGCCTGAACCGGAGCCAGCCATACCGGGAAATAGCCTGCGTAATTCTCGATCAGGATGCCGAAGAAGCGCTCCAGAGAGCCCAGCAGGGCTCTATGAATCATGATGGGCCTTTCTACCTGCCCGGTTTCACTTGTGTAACGCAAATCAAACCGGCGAGGCATATTGAAATCCACCTGGATGGTGGAACATTGCCATGAACGTTTTAGTACATCCTTGATTTTAATGTCGATCTTGGGTCCGTAGAACACGCCCTCACCCGGATCAACGGTGAATGCGACTCCGGATTCACTCAGGGCCCTTTCCAGTGCGTGCGTGGCCAGGTCCCACTCCTCGGGATCGCCGACAAAGTTTTCCGGGCGGGTGGAAAGAAAAACATCCAGGTCGGTAAAACCGAATGTTCCCAATATGTTCAGGCTGAAACGGATCAGATCCTTTAATTCGTCAAGGATCTGTTCCCGGGTACAGAAAATGTGGGCGTCATCCTGGGTAAAACCGCGCACACGCAGCAATCCGTGTAATACGCCACTGCGCTCATATCGATATACCGTTCCCAGTTCCGCCCAACGCAGGGGCAATTCGCGCCAACTCCGCGTGCGGGATTTAAACACCACCAGGTGAAACGGGCAGTTCATGGGTTTAAGCTGGTATTCGGTGTTGTCGAACTCGATCGGGGTAAACATGTTTTTACTGTAAAACCCCCTGTGTCCACTGGTTTCCCACAATTCACCGCGCGCGATATGCGGCGTATACAGGAGTTCATAGCCGGAACGAATATGTTCTTCCCTCCAGTACTTTTCAACCTCATAGCGAATCATGCCGCCGCGGGGATGCCAAAGCACAAGACCGGCGCCGATCTCATTTTGAATCGAAAACAAATCCAGGTCCCGGCCCAACTTACGGTGATCCCTGGCTTTGGCCTCTTTAAGGAAACACAGATGATCGTCCAGTTGCTCTCTCGTGGGGAATACCACGCCATAGACCCGCTGCATTGAATGGCTGGATTCATCTCCCATCCAGTGTGACGCCGCTACGGACATGAGTTTGAAATGCTTCAGGAATCCCGTAGACGGCAGGTGCGGCCCGCGGCACAGGTCAATGAATTCTCCCTGGCGGTATACGGTTACGCTGTCCCCATCAACCTTTTCATGAATCAGTTCCACTTTCAGCAACTGCCCCATTTGCGAAAAGAGCTCCAGGGCAGCCTTCTTGGATAGTATTTCACGCTTGATGGAGAGGTTCTGTTTAACCAGGTGAGCCATGCGGCGGGATATTTTTTCCAGATCCCCCGGGGTAAACGGCTCTTTAACTAAAAAATCGTAATAAAACCCGCTGTCAACCGCGGGTCCGATGCCGTATTGGGCATCGGGGAATAATTCGAACACGGCATGGGCCAGCAGATGCGCGCAAGAGTGCCGGAACACATCCAGGGCATCCGCATGCTTCGGATATACAAATTCATATCGATCCGCCTCGACGGTTGCAGCTCCAAGATCGGTCAACTCGCCGTTCAGGCGCATCAAAACAGGCTTGCCGTTTTTGTTACTCATGGTTGGTCCGGGAGGGGGATGGTAGGCGCGGGCGGGCTCGAACCGCCGACCTCTACCGTGTCAAGGTAGCACTCTAACCAGAACTGAGCTACGCGCCTGAACCACAAATTCCACAGCTGGTTAATCCAACTGGATTTTCAGCTTTTTGCCGGGAATGAACTTAGCGACCCGCCGCGCCGGGATTTCAATAGTCTCCCCGGTTCGTGGATTCCGGCCCTTCTTGCGTTTTTTCATCGTGGATTTAAATGTACCGAATCCCACGATGGTCAATTTCCCGTTTTCCCGCTTCATCTGGTCGATTACGATTTCCACCAAATTGTCTATAATGGTTAAGGCATCGTTTTTGGTGAATTCGGTATTATTGACCATAGCGGCCGCCAATTCATTCTTGTTCATAAACAATCCTCCTCTTGACGCTCGTAAATGTACATGATATCCCCTGCAAAGTCAATACTGACGGGCAAAAAAGCCACGTGACCGCGCCGCCTCACGGGTTGCTGCAGACACACGGATCCGTAGGTGTCTCAGATGCGCAGAAGGCTCCCCTTGGCCATGATATCTCGTTGGACCCTTGAGAGTTGAGGGAGGGAAAAGCATTCCTGGGTGTCCTCTACTGTCACCTTCCCGGTATCCAGGTTCACGTGAATGGGTTTTAAATGCGTCCAACCGCCGTTTTTCACCAATTCCCCGGCTTGTGGTAATTCAATGATGGGCATGCCGGAATTGATGGCGTTGCGTTTGTAAATGGCCCCGAATGACTCAGCGATAATCAGTCGTATGCCCAGGGCGCGAAAACAATCCACTGCATGCTGGCGCGACGATCCCGATCCGAAGTTCGCGCCGGCCACCACGACATCACCTTTCTGAACCAGTTCCGGGAAACGGGTCCAACCCTCCAGGTTACCCAGGGCATAACGACCCATCTCGTCCACTTCCGTGATATGCAGATGCTGGTTGTGAAAAATCTGATCCGTGTCGATATCCGGAATCAACCTTCCCTGCGCAGAGGTCAACAGGATCAGCCGGCCGGCAAATTGACGTTCAGACATGCGCTAGCCCTCCTTTGCGGTCAATCTTCCTTTCATCACCGACCAAGCCACAACTTCGGGAGAAGTCAGGTAGTTGAATCCGTCACCCTGTTTACCCGGGAAATTGCGGTTGCCGGTGGACAGCATGACCTCATTGCGCCCGGTCATACCGATATGACCCTGGGCGCAGCCGCCGCATCCCGGATTGGATATGATCGCGCCGGCATCAAACAGGTCATTCAACATGCCCCGGTCCATGGCCGCTTTGTAAACCCGTTGCGTGCTCGGCACAATCGCCAGTCGCGTTCCCGGGGCGATTTTGCGCCCTTTCAGAATTTTCCAGGCGGCCTCGATATCGCTGAGCCGCCCATTGGTGCAGGATCCGATAAACCCAAAATCCACTTTGACGTCGCTCAGCTCCGAAACCTTGCAAACATTGTGTGGAACCGGCGGTGCCGCCACCATGGCTTCAATATCAGAGACATCGACAACAATCTCTTCATCATATGTCGCGTCGGGGTCGGCACGAACTTCACCGGGACAATCCCCCATCCCGTTCATGGCCGGAATCTGATCCATGGTGTGGTTGTTAAAGGGAATAAAGCCCACGATTCCACCCATTTCCGTGATCATGCTTAACAAGGTGATGCGACCAGGCAGATCCAGTTTCTCTACAGCCTCGCCCACGAATTCAACCGCGCAACCCAACACGCGGTCGGTTTTCAGTTCGCCCAATATCCACAGCGCCAGGTCTTTACCGTTGATTGGTACTCGGGGCTTTCCCTGTATGCGAACCAATCTGGTGCGGGGGACTTCAAACCAGGTGCGCCCCCTGCGGAACCCAAAGGCGATATCCACATCCCCCATCCCCTGGCCGAAACAGTTCACGGCTCCGAGAATGTTCATGTGGCTGTCCGTACCCACCACAATTGTACCCGGCAGGGCGATTCCCTCTTCCATCATGGTATGGGTACCGATGCCGCGCTCCACGTCAAAAACGCGGATTCCCTGCTCCCGGGCGAATTCCCTGCAGATCTGCTGGTTATTCGCATACTGGATGGTTTTGGGCGGAACCGTCAAGTCAAAAGTAAACAACACCCGCTCCCGGTCCACCACCGGGGCATCTCCATAGTGACTTCGGTAGTTTTTGACCACATTCGGCCCGGCAAAATCCCGGGCGGAAATCACGTCCAGGTCGATCCAGACAATCTTTCCCGGCGCTACCTCTTCCTGGGTATGCCGAGCAAAAATCTTTTCAATAACCGTTTTTCCGCTCATTGCAGTTTCCTTTTCACATCGATCATAACCAACCTGGAGATCTGTTTCAGGGTATCGATCACCCCATCTCCCTTTGTGGCGACGGCTTCCGTTACGGGTTCCCCTTTTTTGCGCAACACCGGAATCAACTCATCGGCTGGAGTGATATTGGGCAAGTCCCGTTTATTCAGTTGCAATACATAAGGCATCTGGTCGAAATTCAATTTGTATTCACGCAGGTTTTCCATCATGTCCTCAAGGCTCTCGATGTTGGCTTCAAAACGCTCGCGCTGTGAATCAGCCACAAACACCAGTCCGTCCACACCCTTGAGAATCAGCTTTCGGGAGCTGCTGTAATAGATTTGTCCCGGCACGGTATACAGATGGAATTTGACCTTGTAGCCTTTGATTTGACCAAGATCCAGGGGAAAAAAATCAAAAAACAGGGTTCGCTCGGTTTCAGTGGCCAAGCTGACCAGCTTGCCTTTGTTATCACTCTTGATTTTCTCGTATATGTATTTGATGTTGGTGGTTTTTCCACTGAGCCCCGGCCCGTAGTAGACGATCTTAAAGTTGATCTCGCGAGTGGAATAGTTTAAAAATGACAATATCAGTCTCCAAATATCTCGTCAATGTCTGCGTCCGTAACCCCTTCAAAGGGAGAAATATCATCTTTGAAAACGTTTGACTTCAATTTTTGATTAATGGTTTGAAATACTCCGGCCAGCTCCGACGTGGCGTTTTTCACCCGGAAACGTACCAGGCCCAGGTTGGATTCCCTGCGAAAGATGTTGATCAACATGGTGCGTTCATTGATCAGTGACACGTAGAGGCTCTTGGTATCGGATTCAGTCAACACACTGGTGAATTTGTCGATCTGCAGCATCTGGGCGATACTGTTGACGGCCGATATGCTACCGGCGATCAACGAAGAGATGGAATTCAAATAGGAGTCATCCAGATCGCCGGTGGAGGCGATGCAGTGGCCCTCGGAATCGGTAATAAAAACGATCTCTGACCCCGAATTTTCTTTGAGCTCATCAAGGATCTTTTTGATCAACACATATTCTTCGTTGTATATGACAAAGTTTTCCTGCATGGTCTAACCATTATGAAACGCCTCAAATCGCTTGTCAACCATATCATTCAACATCCCTGCGTCCCTCCATGGAACGGGCGATGGTCAACGCATCCACGTAGTCCATGTCCGCGCCCACGGGCAAACCCAGGGCGATGCGGGTAATGCGCAACCCATTGGACTTGAGTTGTTCACTCAGGTAGTGTGCGGTTGCATTGCCTTCAGTGGTTGGACTGGTAGCCAGAATGACCTCGCGAACGCCACCGGAAGCGACACGTTGTACCAGTTCCGGGATCTTTAACTCATCCGGACCCACACCCTGCACCGGTGACAGATTCCCATGCAATACATGGTACAACCCATGGTAGAGATGGGTTTTTTCAATTGAAAGGATGTTGAACGGTTCTTCCACTACGCAGATCAAACCCCTGTCCCGGCGATGATCACGACAGATTTCACAGGTTTCTTCCGTGGTCAAGGTGCGGCATTGGGAACAGAAACGCACACTTTTGCGCGCCTCGAGAATGACGCGCGCCAATTCCTGGGATTTCTCGGGGTCCGATTTCAAAAGATAAAAACCGATGCGCTGGGCGGATTTACGCCCGATTCCCGGCAACCGGCTCAACACGGTAAGCAACCGTTCCAATGGCGGGGAAAAACCGTTCATGTATTGCTCCCCAAGCACCTAAAAGGGCAGACCACCGGGGATACCCGGGATGCCCATGCCGCCCATTTGATTCTCAATCTCACTGTCCACCTTGGCCTGAGCATCGTTAACGGCCGCAATAATGAGGTCCTGAAGCATTTCCACATCTTCGGGATCCACCACTTCCGGAGCGATGCGCAAGGATGTAATGGCTTTGTGACCGTTCATGTGCACCTGCACCATTCCACCACCCGCATTCCCCTCAACATCAAGAGCGTTCTTTTTCTCCTGTACTTCCTGAGCCATGCTCTGAGCCATCTGTATCATCTGGTTGATGTTCGGAATCTTGGCCATCTCCTCCTCCTTGAATCTTGTCGACGCTGATCATCTGCGCCCGGATCTGTTCCGCCAGGTCCTTGATATTGCGATCACTGCGCATCTCTTTCTCGACTTCCGCGCGGGTGTCGCGGCCCACGTCCACCAGAATGGGGAGGCGGCGGCGGTAGCGTTTGGCCAACGAGCGTTCGAGTACTTCGAGGTTGTCGTCAAGTACGGATTTCACATGGCCGTTGCCGCCGTCCACCACAACGCGGACGCGGTTGCCATCACACTCTACACTCGCCGCACGAATATGGGACGCCAGCCGGGGATTGTTTCTTTCCAGGTCTTCAATCCACCAGACGCGTATGGTCTCTGCGCTGATATCAGGTACGTCCGCCTGGGGCTCTGCTTTTTTATCCCCTGAGAAACCGTTTCCGGCTTTTGCGGGCGGCAGATCGGAAATAACTGAGTGGACAGGAGTTTCCCCTATCGATGCCTGCGTGTTCATTGCCCGAATGGCTTCTTCAATGGCAACAAGATCCGGGAAGTAAGAAAGCTTTAAAAACAGGTATTCCAGAATGATGCGCGGATTTTCCGTGTGCCGCACGGTCATTTCCATTTCCTTGGCGGCTTGAAAATAGCGCAAAAGTTCTTCTTCTTTAACAGCCGCGAGGATTTCACGAATCCGTGTCAGGTTCTCCGGATTGAGATTGTGCAAACTGCCCGGGTCCTCCATGCTGTGGACCACGATCAGGTCCCGCAGAAACTTCAGGTATTCCCCGTAGAAAAAGCGCAAATCGGCGCCACGCTCCACCAGCTCCTGCACGGACAGGATAATGTCCTTGCGACGGCGTTGCAACACGGCTTCGGTCAAGCGGATAAACAGTTCTTCTTCGATCACCCCCAGGATATCGACCACATCCTCGTCGCGCACATCTCCGTTGGACAAGGCTAT is a window of Candidatus Aminicenantes bacterium DNA encoding:
- the dnaX gene encoding DNA polymerase III subunit gamma/tau; this translates as MYLALARKYRPQRFSDLIGQPHVVKTLQNAVEMDKLYPALIFSGMKGVGKTSAARILAKALNCENGPSREPCNECRFCREITADQSSDYIEIDGASNNGVEEVRRLRETVKYKPMQNRYRVVVIDEVHMLSNSAWNALLKTVEEPPEHTYFIMATTDFHKIPATIVSRCQHLEFRRIPFEVIARLLREICKRESVKVSDYAVFLIARSSEGSLRDAKKVLDQAIALSNGDVRDEDVVDILGVIEEELFIRLTEAVLQRRRKDIILSVQELVERGADLRFFYGEYLKFLRDLIVVHSMEDPGSLHNLNPENLTRIREILAAVKEEELLRYFQAAKEMEMTVRHTENPRIILEYLFLKLSYFPDLVAIEEAIRAMNTQASIGETPVHSVISDLPPAKAGNGFSGDKKAEPQADVPDISAETIRVWWIEDLERNNPRLASHIRAASVECDGNRVRVVVDGGNGHVKSVLDDNLEVLERSLAKRYRRRLPILVDVGRDTRAEVEKEMRSDRNIKDLAEQIRAQMISVDKIQGGGDGQDSEHQPDDTDGSEHGSGSTGEKERS
- the recR gene encoding recombination protein RecR, which codes for MNGFSPPLERLLTVLSRLPGIGRKSAQRIGFYLLKSDPEKSQELARVILEARKSVRFCSQCRTLTTEETCEICRDHRRDRGLICVVEEPFNILSIEKTHLYHGLYHVLHGNLSPVQGVGPDELKIPELVQRVASGGVREVILATSPTTEGNATAHYLSEQLKSNGLRITRIALGLPVGADMDYVDALTIARSMEGRRDVE
- a CDS encoding YbaB/EbfC family nucleoid-associated protein, which produces MAKIPNINQMIQMAQSMAQEVQEKKNALDVEGNAGGGMVQVHMNGHKAITSLRIAPEVVDPEDVEMLQDLIIAAVNDAQAKVDSEIENQMGGMGIPGIPGGLPF